CAATgaactgcagacaaaaacaggtATATACTGTGAAATCATCACTGCTAGCTGAGCTAAACATCTGCTGTTctactggggagggggggggggggtcaacattGCAGATCTCAATGCTAGCATTTAGCATCCCTCATATTTTCCTCCCTTGTGACCAAAGGAACCATCGCGGTCAAAACTCAACTACGCAAATAAAGGTGATGCGTTTAAGTGCGTCTGGTCAAAGTGCTGTTTGACCAGACGCTGATAATAAAGTGCGACGCGGCTCAAGTTTGGTCCAGTTGAAGTACCGATGGCACGAACGTGTCCCTGCGACCACAGCCGCGGCGGCGCCTCAGCCGGTCCGATGAGTGCGTACCGAAGGCTGCTGTGCTTCAATCCTCTGAGGAAACAGACTCGGCTGTCGACGCAGAGAGAAGCTCGGATGTACAAACACTCGTTCTTGTAGAGAAATGAAGTgttataaaagacaaaaacgGTTTAAATATAGcaacaaatataaaatattagaCTTACATAATGTCTATAACATTCTAGATAACTTTTTCAAGGACTTACAACTGGTCCTGCTTGAAACCTCGAAGAATCGTTTCAAAGAGAATATTTAGACGAAGAAAAAAAGCACCACAGTATCCAGAATCGATGGTATGTACAATGACAAGACCAGAGATGAAGggatgaggacagagaggaaaggaaaccacGGAAACTCCCATCATGCAGAGAAGAATGTACACAGGAGACCTGAGGAGTATCGTCTCTGGtgaggccacgccccttccAGTTCCAGAGACGCCATTCACAACTGTACACAAGCGCTGATCCGTTGAGGCCTCCGTGTCCACGTGTTCTTTTGAAGAGGGTCGAAAGGGAAGATACCGGGACGAGGGTTTTAGATAATATCGAGCaaaggaggtgggtgggggcggggcttatcgGGCAGTTCCTTCTCTGTGCAAAGGAATGTCAGTCTTGGGAGGAGCCTGCAGGCGCCTCCATGGGTTTGTCCTCAggtggcgccgccgccgcttcgTCTGCATCGCCGGACTCAGGCGACTCGGGGGTGGCGACGGTGGCGTCCTCCTCGTCTgggctgcttttgctgctgggGCTTGCCCCCCCGTCGGCcgaggcgctgctgctgctgctgctgctgctctggccgTCCTGACCCTCGGagttctccagcatctcctggaTGAGCGGCGGCATGGAACCAGGGATCTCCATCTTCAGAGAGATGACGCGCTCTGCTCCTGCGAGGTGAGACGAGGTGAAGATCACAACAGCGTGGTCACGCTTGCGCGTGGCGTCCCTCAGGGAGGAGCTAAAGCGGGTTCCTACCTTTGGCGCTGATGCTGCGCAGGTCTGTGATCTTCATCAGGGTCTTGGGGAACATGTGAGGTTTGCTGGGCCGCCGCTTCCTCACGTAGATCTTTAGAGCCTCCAGGAGCGGCTCCTGGAGCTGGTCCACCTTGGAGGGCTCCTCCAGATCTTGAcgatctgacacacacacacacacacacacacacacacacacacacacacacacacacacacacacacacacacacaaacagaaacttTCAGAAACAGCAGGCATGACACCAAACTAGGTCTGACGGATGATTCTTCCCCAATCGGGTTTAAAGTGATCTACAGTGGTCTACATAAGTCCAAACACCTCGGCAGTGAATTCAAacgtgaggaagaggaggaaggcgcTGATTACGTCACTGTGGGACTCTGTGCTCACTATTTTCAGGCCTGCTGGCTAAATAATTAAAGTTGATACATCACTAATGAGGACACAAACAGAGCAGATTGTCGTTAGCACCAGGAGCTTATCTCAGTCCCACGTGATCGTTCTCTTTAAAAATTTGACTAACGTTTGAGTTGAACCTGTTCCGGCAGCGGCCACAGGGGGGCAATGTCCGCCACAGGTGAAGCGGGACGACtggaaaataactttaaactcGCCCACACCGTCAGCACGGACGACTGGAGGTCAGAGTAGTGGCGGAACCAGCAGAAAGGTCCTCAGCAGGGCATTCATGTCCAGGCCTGGAGGGTCCTGGAAGGTAGCCGGAGATGACAGCTGATACCTGCAGGATGCAGGAGGGCAGAGGAACCTGCTCCGGACCCTCGGATCCACACTCCACTCCACATCCTTGGCTGATCGATACAGCagctttattcattcattccacCTGGTGCCTCCTCCAGGGCTTCAGATGATCGTCTAATTAGCGCAGCAGAGAACCTTATgtctcctggagctgcagacgtCAGGCTGCCATCCGTCAAAACTAGAaatttctgcacatttttgtACCAAATAAATCGACTCAACAAAATAAACTTGCTGACTAAAATCATTTGAGATTCTTCAGCTTGTCCTGAAGCGCTGGAACTCCTCCAGAAAAGGTTCTTCCTGAGACCACCGTCATTTCTGAGGGTCTTCAGAACTTCCCAAGTTTCTCTTCAATCACTCAACTTTGAAGACCATCATCAAAAGACGGAGATCAACAGACCGTGAACAGGAAATAAACATTTCTGGAAAAACACTTGTTTATGTTTGATAAGATCTCAGAAGaactcagcttctcctccaggatTTTCCCAAGTGTCCCTTCAAAGTTGGCGCAAAGACATTCAACATTTGATGGTCAGCTGTGCCTCCTTATCTCATCCTTCGCCCCCCACTCACCTCCCGAGATGAGGCAGATGGCGCTGAGGAGGCCCGTCTCCGTGTCGTCCATCTCGATGGGCAGCAGCTGGTTGGCAAACGTGAACACCAGGTCGGTGAGCGGGCCAAAGCCGGCGTTGTGCATCTGTGTCCGGTTGAGGGTCAGCCCGTCTGAGAAGGTCATGGTGTCCTGGTCGGGGGTGTACCTGGTACAGATGCGCAGGATCTGAGGGCGGAgtcaggaaggaagagagagacagcatgAGTCAGCAGAATATACCCAGTCTTTAGTCATTGTAGGCGGAAAATTATACAACCAAGCTAGCAACTAGCAAATTGAGGGGTGGAGCTAAGCAACAGGAAGAAGTGGGAGGGGCTACTGTATGATCCCCAGTTTTAAGGACAATTAACAGAAGTAGAAATGTAAAAGTTGACAAAAGTGTCCAGACTTTTACTGAGTCTCTGTTAGCTCATGGTTTGATCAGcttcttgtctgtttttgttgctctCTGAAAATGACCTTCCACATATTCAACCTGGATAACCTCTCCCGGCTGGActccaggtgtgtgagtgtgtgtgtgtgtgtgtgtgtgtgtatttttgtgcagCCGACGGTGgatgtgaagctgcagcagcctttgAAGCTATCTGGCTCTGACAGTGAGTGGCAGGCGTGTCTGCAAcatgaaaaagaataaaacatggCTGCTGGCGGTGGCTGGAACCGGCTGGCCAGGCCCGagtgtagacacacacacacacacacacacacacgcatacacacacacacacacacacactgtttgatCTTTGGACCCATTGTGCCCAAAATGTGCTGTGTTCACCGCTGAAACGTGCTGGTGAGCAGACGCTGGCGGCTGAGCGAGAGCCAGAAAAGTCATCGCCGTGGCCTTCAACTCCTCACCTCCGTCTCGCCGCAGTCAGAGTAAACTTCACAAAGGTACAAGTAGCATCATAAACTAGCTAAAGGCTGTGGCTAAGTTGCTAGCATACCTGCCCTACATTTAGGGGGTAAAATTCttacaaaagaataaaacatgCTGATTATTTTATGGAAGATAACATTTATGCTAGTAACCCAGGGGTTAAACTATGCCACTAAATCAGTTTTCCAACACCGGAGCAGAacatccctccccctcctttacCAACATTTAAATGAAGGGAAATATGGGAAAAAAGATTGAAAATTCGACACGCTTCTATTTCGGTCTGTTACATAATCGTAAATGTGGGCCGAGGTGTCTGAGGCGTTCAGGGCTGACGTAGATTTGACATCATCCGGGAGGGCGAGACGTCGTCGgctgctaaaaaagaaaaaaaaaaatcctaacgTGCTAATCCTGCTGCATCAAATAAGCCTCTTTCACTTTGCTTTCAAAAATGATACTTCAGCTTATTACAGCAGCATTTGCACtgtttaataaaacacaaaatgttaCTTTAAGTGCAAATTAATGTTGATTTAGCGTCAAATTAGAACTTAGACTATAAATGAGGCATTAAGCTAACCAGGAGCAAACATTTACTCAAATTTTCAAGCTGAAAACAAATAACTTATTGGTAACTTGTACAGTTTCATAAACAACTGAAACTGAGACATTATATTAATCTATTTATGTGAGAGAATCCTTTTGTGTTTAAGTGACTGATGCGATGAAATAATGGGACCttccaggctccgcccacaagcAGCGCTCCCTGATGGCCGACCCGCAGCTGCACCCACCAGAATGTCCAGACAGGCGGCCTTCAGCAGCGTGATCTGGTCCGCGATGGTCAGAGCCGTGAAACCAGGCACTCGTTTGGCAAATTCCACGATCTTGATAATGCACTTAGTCGCCAGCTCGCTGAACTTGTCCCACAGGCCCAGGTCCAGCCTGACACGGTGGTCAGCACTCGAGTTCTGCAACACAAGCAGAGAGGAAGGCGTCAGGCAccaacttcctgtccctgtGCAGGGCGCTGCTAATGACCTCCTCGCTGCAGCCTCCCTTGCCTCTCACTGTGTTACACTTCCATAAATAAGCTCCACGAGAGCAGGAAGCTCAGGAAGACACCGAGCCGGGCGGCGTGGACGCGCTCCGGGATAACGAGCGAGACCGCCTCAAAAAGTGGTGACATTCGGAAGCCAGAGGAGCCAGCAAAAGAGGGATGAAGACGAGATGgcggaggaagagaaggaatgaTGAGTagctcagagaagagcagcaacgtgggagaaggaaggaaagatgactgatggaagagaagagaggaagagaagagagggagagaagagagagagagatgagagagagggccATCAGAGCAGAGGGGATGATGATGGACGGGTGCAGGATGAGCAGCAGTTGGGGACCAGTTTGGAAGGATGGATctggctgatggaggaggaggagccgctgATGGTCGTTTGTTTGTGTTCTGATGGTTTATGTGGAATAAAGCATCTGTTCTCCCCCAGCAAGCTGCACATTCTGCAAAAACCTGACCAAAGTTCTAAAAgttgattaaaagaaaaactttttcCTGCATCAGATTTATCAGACATCTGAgtggaggaaggaaagaaggaaggaaggaaggaaggaaggaaggaaggaaggaaggaaggaaggaaggatggaaggatggaacaAAGGAAGGAACAAAGGAAGGAACAAAGGAGGACACAACTGTcaataaaatacacatttaaattCTGCTGATTTAGCTGATCTTCCTGGACAGAAACTAGTTAGAAACCAGTTATCTTCATCTAAAATGACGCCATCAGAGGGTGGCACCACAgcctggacctgcaggaacctCTGGATGAGGCTCTCAGGCTTCAGGACAGATGGAACCAAGAGCTTCACACAGCTGATGAATTTGTTCAGGGAAAAATCTGGAGTCAAACAGAGACGCTGCTGCTCCCAGTGCGATCACTACTGGGATGTGAACGCTGTCACCGGGAAAACATCGGGTGAGCTTCCATCAGAGGGAGCAAGCGAGGTAAAGGTtaaacagcagagagagagagagagagagagagagagggagagagagagggagagagagagagagagagagagagagagggagagagagagggagagagagaggggggagcgagagagaggggggagcgagaggagggagagagagagagagagggagagagagagggagagagagaggggagagagagaggggggggagcgagagagagggagcgagagagagggagagagagagagaggggagagagagagagagagagagggagagagagagggagagagagagagagggagggagagagggagagagaggggagggagagagggagagagggagagggagggagagagggagagagagagggatatTATCCAATATGATGTAAGGTTAAGtgagaggagcatcagggcTGAAATCACAAGAAATGAGCCACAGTCGGCACAACAgcggcacagacacacactctcctgaCGTCCAGTCTGAtggtgctcacacacatgctggtgtgtgtgagagacacacatggaggtgcaggaggtTATTAAAGCAACCCATCATGCTCTTTGCCCCCCCGGGTGTAAAGAAAAGGCGACCACGGAGGATCTGCGGAGCACGAGGGCGACGCCGCTCTCTGGGATTCTTCTTCTCTACCGCAATATCGCTCAATTACACAAGTCCCATAATTCAATAGAGCCAAACTAGGAAGTTGCCGGGGAATTCTAATTCCATTGAAGAACATTAATCCAAACAAATTAGACCAGTCGTGACGCTGGAGAAAAAGAGGGTGGCGGCGCGGAGACCAGCGCACGTGCAGGAAGGTGAAGAGCCAGAATCGGGCCAATCACAGGCCGCTGCCCGCAGCTAGCCGGGCTGCCTCCCGCCCGACGCTAATGTTCCGTTTTGTCTCCGGAGCGGCCCGGCTGGTTTTCCATCGCCATCACTGTCAATGAAACGCGGCTCACGGCGGCGCTAAGCCCTCTCAGCGGCGCGGCTATCTGCGCTAACCCAGCGGTGAACTCCTAACGCGCGGCAGACTAGgatttgaatatttcagcacATAATTGGAGCTTTAACCTAATCCCGGGGCGCGGGGGCTCCTCCTCTGTTCAGGCGGGTGGGACTCAAAAGGAGCATCAGAATCCAATCGCTGGGAATAATGAGGAACTTCTCACAGCATAATTACGGCTGATCCAGATTAAGGTTTTATCTGCGGCCACGCCGACAAACAGCAAACACTCGCTGTGGAAGCGTTTCGCTGTCATTTATCCAGCGGAAGATTCCAGCTACTGGAGATGTTTATTTTATGAGTTCCAGTATCAGGATGAGGGAGGAGAACTGGAACGTTACCCACACGATGGGCTTTGTGTTCAGCTTGTGGGGCTTCTGAGGGTTCCTAAATGGTCATAAATGGTTATTTCCTGTGATTATCAGGCCTGTGTGAGCTTCAAGGTGGAGCATTGCACAAATAATCCTTATTTCAGAGGGTGGACCTGGACTCCAGCTCCAGAGTTTACTGTCAGCCCAGAGACGTCGAGATGATGGCTGCTGATGATTGAcagatgtggacacacacacacacacacacgcacacacacacacacacacacacacccagactgTAATCTGTCTGTAACTCATCATTAAGCTCACATCACCGCTCGGTGACTGCAGATCTTTGCTGAACCGCAGCAGGATCCgccctctgtgacctctgacttTGTCCCTGGGGAATAGCGGAGGCTCGCTGACACCCAGATTAGGACAGGAGAGATCATCTTTACGGTCCTGCGTCGCCATGGCGAGCAGCTccagtgcatgatgggagatGAGATGTGCCGCTCAATGATATTGTTGGTATATCCGATCAGGAGCTGCGGGAGCGTTGGTGAGGATGAGACCTCAGAGGGACTATTACAGGAGGGACCATCGATTACGGTCCCGAGCTCTCCGAACTCGCTGCCCACAGAACCACACAGAGATCCAGTAGCACGGAGTCAAAGGCGGCGTCTCGGACGGACACTCGACTCACCGTGGTGTATTTGCCAAGCTGGCAGAGGGACGGGAAGGTTTCTTGATGGGCTTTTCGGATCTTTTCAATGATGGTCTCCAGCTCCGCTGTCAGCTCGTAGCTCTCTGCCAGCTCCGGCTTTGggctctccttcttcttcttgttccgGTCATTTCGAACCGCTGAAGGAGAACAAAGAATCGGGATTAGCTTCCGAATCAGTGGCTCCATCGTTGGAACAAAATGTGACTAAACCAAAACAGATGAGAACTCTGTTGTTGGATGTTTATTGGATGTTCAGCAGACCTCAAAGTGGACAATCTTCACATTTCTGTTCAATTTATgctgtgtttttctcctctaaTGACCCCAGATAAGACCTTTTAACGCACATTACTCACTCACTGTCTGAGATTTAGTCCAATTTTAGATAATTTGATAAATATCAAATCACCACAATTTGTCATATGCTTGAGGTTCAGAcctctgatgtcatcacagCTGGAGACTCCTGACCCAGCTGAGCCCCAGCTGTGACCCAACTCATGACCAACCACTGACCAGCGGCACCACTCTCAGAGCTCCAGCCCGTTGCATGTCCAGTCCAACCCGCTGAGCCTGCTGGGTTTTACTCCAGAACCAGTTTGATACTGTGGAGATGTCTGGTAGCAAAGGTGAAGGAATGCAGACTTGTGGGTGATTTCTAAAATAAACTGCCTGCTGCAGCCAGGAATGAAATCAGAACCTTTGATCAAGAGATGACCTGCAGGCCAGCCActgcagtaacagcagcagcagcagcagctacagcagcagcagcagcaacagctacagcagcagcagcagcagctacagcagcagcagctacagcagcagcagcagcagctacagcagctgctacagcagcagcagctacaacagcagcagcagcagctacagcagcagcagcaacagcagcagcggcagctacagcagcagcagctgcagcagctacagcagcagcaacagcagcagcagcggcagctacagcagcagctacagcagcaacaacagcagcagcagctacagcagcagcagcagcaacagcggcagctacagcagcagcagcagcagcagcaacaacagcagcagcagcagcaacagcagcagcagcagccacagcagcagcaacagcagcagcagcagctacagcagcagtagcagcagcagcagcagcagcagcagcagctacagcagcagcagcagtagctacagcagcagcagcagtagctacagcagcagcagcagctacagcagcagcagctacagcagcagctacagcagcagcagctacagcagcagcaggagcagcagcagcagcagcagcagctacagcagcagcagctacagcagcagcagctacagcagcagcagctacagcagcagcaggagcagcagctacagcagcagcagctacagcagcagctacagcagcagcagcagctacagcagcagcagcagctacagcagcagcagctacagcagctacagcagcagcagctacagcagcagcagcagccgcagctacagcagcagcagctacagcagcagcagctacagcagcagcagcagctacagcagcagcagcagcagctacagcagcagcagctacagcagcagcagcagcagctacagcagcagcagcagcagcagcagctacagcagcagcagctacagcagcagcagctacagcagcagcagctacagcagcagcagcagcagcagctacagcagcagcagctacagcagcagcagcagcagcagctgtggtggCAGCTGTGATAccaacatctgctgctcagacagGGATATGGGTTGTGGGTTTACAGCTGTTCTAACACCTCTCTGGTGTTAACGCTGTTGGTAAACGTGATGTCAGGTGTCACATTTAGTTTCCCGTTGACACACACGACTGACATATAAACAATTGGCAAAAATTCCTGTTCCATCTTCTTCTATGTGCCGTCTGTTTGAAGCTGACGTTAATCGCTCCATAGATAATGACCTACATCTCTGACCTATATGTCCTGAGTGTTACGCAGGCAACATCCACATCAAATGGGACCAGACAGCTTCTGGTCGCCGTGACGACAGTAAGCCAGCAAAGGTTACAGTTAAATATAAAGACAGGTGGATGTTTGGAGGGTTCAGTTCTGACTGTATTTCCTGTCTTATTGGTGGgaacaataaaaatgaaccTTCCTAACATCGTCTGTCGTAGCAGTTTATAAGACTAGCGAGagcagtgggcggagccatAGACGGCCTCTGACTCTGCTGCTCGTCAGAAGAAAGCCGGGAAGACGGCGAGGCCAGaatagatttatttattaagTGCCAGTTCCCATATTATTAGGTAGCTAAACAATAAAAGGATATAAATACCATGAAGCAGCATTAGTATTTGTTATTAACACTTATTATAATTCCAccaaggaggtcatgtgacagctgacgtctgtctgtctgtgtcagcAAATCAACTCAAAACGTTATGATTGGATTTGTATAAAGGTTTTaggaaatgctgctgctgctggccaaaGAAGATCTAATGGTGGGGTTTCAGAGTCAGACcatccaaagatcaaagcccattggctttgatcataaagcagctTACTGTTATGGAACCTTGCAGCACGCCGGCCTGTGTCTATATTATACTATGAGTGTCAGTCACAATATGGAGCTGCTGGGTGGAGGGCTGAGCTCTCACAGTGGTTTGTGTCTAGTATTATGTGTGTAGacgaggtcacacacacacacacacacacacacacacacacacacacacacacacacacacacacacacacactgtgtcttCAGActgaatatttgtgtctggactCAAACATTTGTCACTTTAACCAAGGAAAAAGTGTCAGGGCAGTggtgatatgtgtgtgtgtgtgtgtgtgtgtgtgtgtgtgtgtgctcctctATACACACAGGACAGGGAAATCAGTCAAAACCCTTCAGCCCATGACGGGGGGCGGTGCAGAATAATGGTCTGGGACAGGGATGGTCCACAATCTGTTCACGTGATTGTGTGTACGTCGTTTGTCACGCCGTGGTGACTGACTGTCTGGTGAGGGGGTTGAGGTCCGCCACACCGAGGCTGGCGAGCTGCTACACGTGATTTAAGAAGACAGCGATGTGGTGagtgcaccccccacccccccagggcAATCAATTACCACCACACTCAGAGCAAATTACTGCTAGCATGAGTAGATACATCCTAATGATGCATCGGACAAGAGGCCATGAAAATATATGAGCTTTTAATACTGGCGGCAGAGCAGAgggcccccccccacccccctcctccggcCACAGTGATCAGACTTCACAGGCCTTTTTACCTCTTGGATCACGCATGTTTCATCCATGTTCAATACTCTTACTGACCATGACGAGACGTTTAAAACGCCCAGGAGATGATGTGAGACCAGTCAGGatggtccagctcctccaggtcagtGTTGGGGTGAGCGTGAGGGTTTGGGTTGCTGTTCCCTGC
This is a stretch of genomic DNA from Takifugu rubripes unplaced genomic scaffold, fTakRub1.2, whole genome shotgun sequence. It encodes these proteins:
- the LOC101076051 gene encoding retinoic acid receptor beta, with translation MGFFRRSIQKNMVYTCHRDKNCIINKVTRNRCQYCRLQKCFEVGMSKESVRNDRNKKKKESPKPELAESYELTAELETIIEKIRKAHQETFPSLCQLGKYTTNSSADHRVRLDLGLWDKFSELATKCIIKIVEFAKRVPGFTALTIADQITLLKAACLDILILRICTRYTPDQDTMTFSDGLTLNRTQMHNAGFGPLTDLVFTFANQLLPIEMDDTETGLLSAICLISGDRQDLEEPSKVDQLQEPLLEALKIYVRKRRPSKPHMFPKTLMKITDLRSISAKGAERVISLKMEIPGSMPPLIQEMLENSEGQDGQSSSSSSSSASADGGASPSSKSSPDEEDATVATPESPESGDADEAAAAPPEDKPMEAPAGSSQD